From Medicago truncatula cultivar Jemalong A17 chromosome 7, MtrunA17r5.0-ANR, whole genome shotgun sequence, a single genomic window includes:
- the LOC11437946 gene encoding 60S ribosomal protein L23, giving the protein MSKRGRGGSAGNKFRMSLGLPVAATVNCADNTGAKNLYIISVKGIKGRLNRLPSACAGDMVMATVKKGKPDLRKKVLPAVIVRQRKPWRRKDGVFMYFEDNAGVIVNPKGEMKGSAITGPIAKECADLWPRIASAANAIV; this is encoded by the exons ATGTCGAAGAGAG GTCGCGGAGGATCCGCCGGTAACAAATTCAGGATGTCACTGGGTCTACCTGTGGCGGCGACGGTGAACTGCGCCGATAACACCGGAGCTAAGAATCTCTACATCATTTCCGTCAAAGGTATTAAGGGAAGGTTGAACCGTTTGCCTTCAGCTTGCGCTGGTGACATGGTGATGGCCACCGTGAAGAAGGGAAAGCCTGATCTCCGTAAGAAGGTGCTTCCTGCCGTCATCGTTCGTCAGCGTAAACCATGGCGCCGAAAGGACGGTGTTTTCATGTACTTCGAAG ATAATGCTGGTGTTATTGTTAATCCCAAAGGAGAAATGAAAG GATCTGCTATTACTGGTCCAATTGCGAAGGAGTGTGCTGATCTATGGCCTAGGATTGCAAGTGCTGCTAATGCTATCGTTTAA